Proteins from one Scyliorhinus canicula chromosome 6, sScyCan1.1, whole genome shotgun sequence genomic window:
- the LOC119966796 gene encoding probable G-protein coupled receptor 139 yields MAPTFDSAFITVQKIYYPSLCAIGIPANLLTVYTIHYRKCGMSKVARFYLISLAIADSMCLFWGGLIDLSLGWLNPYRFWNSSPWCGLVTVLEYGSVFSSIWIVIVFTLERYLVLRSTQARQHCSQTKVAIRIIFSVVVITHLIAVPAYWINSSELRNFTQDNETRVVPICGYNDSFYSTAVVWFHTFISGGIPYILLIIFNCLIGQQLYTASRMFTREQLKSINGVTTRKLVKKSILILFTVSFAFVVLSLPRFVTYCILRTVYNTPKHNRDDYSQLINLFADIGIMLQWLNSAINFLLYCVVSEQFRTQFFLVLTCRCRNAKTPALHTPLKVYSVQGASTDGSSMLFVQRN; encoded by the coding sequence CGAATCTGTTGACAGTATACACCATCCACTATAGAAAATGTGGCATGTCCAAGGTGGCAAGATTCTATCTGATTTCCCTGGCTATCGCAGACTCCATGTGCTTGTTCTGGGGCGGACTGATAGACCTAAGCTTGGGTTGGCTGAACCCTTACCGTTTCTGGAACAGCTCCCCGTGGTGTGGGCTAGTCACAGTCCTGGAGTATGGCTCTGTATTCAGCTCCATTTGGATTGTCATTGTTTTTACCTTGGAGCGTTACTTGGTGCTGAGGAGCACCCAAGCCCGGCAGCACTGCTCCCAGACTAAGGTGGCCATCAGAATCATCTTCAGTGTCGTCGTGATCACGCATCTGATTGCTGTTCCCGCCTACTGGATCAACAGTTCGGAGCTGCGGAATTTCACCCAGGACAATGAGACCCGTGTGGTGCCCATCTGTGGTTACAACGATAGCTTCTACTCCACCGCTGTGGTTTGGTTCCATACGTTCATCTCGGGTGGCATACCCTacatcctcctcatcatcttCAACTGCCTGATTGGCCAGCAACTCTACACGGCCAGCAGGATGTTCACCCGGGAGCAGCTGAAGTCGATAAACGGGGTCACCACTCGGAAACTGGTGAAGAAGTCCATCCTGATCCTCTTCACCGTCTCCTTCGCCTTTGTCGTCCTGTCCCTCCCTCGTTTTGTCACCTACTGCATCCTGAGGACAGTGTACAACACGCCAAAGCATAACAGAGATGACTACAGCCAGCTCATCAACCTGTTTGCAGATATTGGTATCATGCTGCAGTGGTTAAATTCGGCCATCAACTTCCTCCTCTACTGTGTTGTCAGTGAACAATTTCGCACCCAGTTTTTTCTGGTCCTGACCTGCCGATGTAGGAATGCCAAGACCCCTGCTTTGCATACACCCTTGAAAGTCTATAGTGTTCAGGGCGCCTCGACTGATGGTTCTTCAATGTTATTTGTCCAACGTAATTAG